From the genome of Streptacidiphilus rugosus AM-16, one region includes:
- a CDS encoding proline racemase family protein, with the protein MKTRHIYHAVDSHTEGMPTRVITGGVGVIPGRTMAERRVHFQEHLDDLRTLLMYEPRGHAAMSGAILQPPTRPDADYGVLFIEVSGLLPMCGHGTIGVATVLVETGMVPVVEPVTTVRLDTPAGLVRVDVAVEDGSATAVTLRNVPAFAERLDAAVQVPGFGEIRYDLAYGGNFYAIVELDDYRLPFDRAAKQEILTAGLATMAAINAADEPVHPEDERIHGVHHVYFAAPGSDAVHSRHAMAIHPGWFDRSPCGTGTSARVAQLHARGQLALGADFRNESFIGTQFIGRAVEETTVAGRRAVVPTVTGRAWITGTAQYFLDPTDPFPKGFLL; encoded by the coding sequence ATGAAGACGCGTCATATCTACCACGCAGTGGACTCGCACACCGAGGGCATGCCCACCAGGGTGATCACCGGTGGGGTCGGGGTGATTCCGGGAAGGACCATGGCCGAGCGCCGGGTCCACTTCCAGGAGCACCTGGACGACCTGCGCACCCTGCTCATGTACGAGCCCCGCGGCCACGCCGCGATGAGCGGGGCGATCCTGCAGCCGCCCACCCGGCCCGACGCCGACTACGGGGTGCTCTTCATCGAGGTCTCCGGCCTGCTGCCGATGTGCGGCCACGGCACCATAGGGGTCGCGACCGTGCTGGTGGAGACCGGCATGGTGCCGGTCGTCGAGCCGGTCACGACGGTGCGGCTGGACACCCCGGCCGGGCTGGTCCGCGTGGACGTCGCCGTCGAGGACGGATCCGCCACCGCGGTCACCCTGCGGAACGTGCCCGCCTTCGCCGAGCGGCTGGACGCCGCGGTCCAGGTGCCCGGCTTCGGCGAGATCCGCTACGACCTGGCCTACGGGGGCAACTTCTACGCCATCGTCGAGCTGGACGACTACCGGCTGCCCTTCGACCGGGCCGCCAAGCAGGAGATCCTGACGGCCGGGCTGGCGACGATGGCGGCGATCAACGCCGCCGACGAACCGGTCCACCCCGAGGACGAGCGGATCCACGGCGTTCACCACGTGTACTTCGCCGCGCCGGGATCGGACGCCGTGCACTCGCGGCACGCCATGGCGATCCACCCCGGTTGGTTCGACCGCTCGCCCTGCGGCACCGGAACCTCGGCACGGGTGGCGCAGCTGCACGCGCGCGGGCAGCTGGCGCTGGGCGCGGACTTCCGCAACGAGTCGTTCATCGGCACGCAGTTCATCGGACGGGCCGTGGAGGAGACCACCGTCGCCGGGCGCAGGGCGGTCGTGCCGACGGTCACGGGCCGGGCGTGGATCACCGGGACCGCGCAGTACTTCCTCGACCCGACCGACCCCTTCCCGAAGGGCTTCCTGCTGTGA
- a CDS encoding dihydrodipicolinate synthase family protein, which produces MTAAVTTPDRRAPWHGIMVATALPFHEDGSVDYDSYARHVRFLLDNGCDGVVPNGSLGEYQTLTEQERAQVVRVAVEAAGDGSRVMAGTAAYGSAESRRWAEQAAEAGAGSVLQLPPNAYRADRDAVLAHYAEVAGAGLPVVAYNNPHDTRVDLLPSLLAELHAAGSIVAVKEFSGDVRRAYEIAEQAPGLDLLIGADDVLLELALAGAVGWIAGYPNALPRACAELYHAAVAGDVATAVPRYRALHPLLRWDSKTEFVQAIKLSMDLAGRYGGPCRAPRGPLTGATLAAVTSATEKVLAEGLR; this is translated from the coding sequence ATGACCGCCGCCGTCACCACCCCTGACCGCCGGGCCCCCTGGCACGGCATCATGGTCGCCACCGCACTGCCGTTCCACGAGGACGGTTCGGTCGACTACGACAGTTACGCGCGGCACGTCCGCTTCCTCCTCGACAACGGCTGCGACGGCGTCGTCCCCAACGGCTCGCTCGGCGAGTACCAGACGCTGACCGAGCAGGAGCGCGCCCAGGTCGTCAGGGTCGCGGTCGAGGCCGCCGGCGACGGCAGCCGGGTCATGGCGGGCACCGCCGCGTACGGCAGCGCGGAGTCGCGCCGCTGGGCCGAGCAGGCGGCGGAGGCCGGGGCCGGCTCCGTCCTGCAGCTCCCGCCGAACGCGTACCGCGCCGACCGCGACGCGGTGCTGGCGCACTACGCGGAGGTGGCCGGGGCCGGCCTGCCGGTGGTGGCCTACAACAACCCGCACGACACCCGTGTCGACCTGCTCCCGTCGCTGCTCGCGGAGCTGCACGCGGCCGGGAGCATCGTCGCGGTGAAGGAGTTCAGCGGTGACGTCCGCCGTGCCTACGAGATCGCGGAGCAGGCCCCCGGCCTGGACCTGCTGATCGGCGCGGACGACGTCCTGCTGGAGCTGGCGCTGGCCGGCGCGGTCGGCTGGATCGCGGGCTACCCCAACGCGCTGCCGCGCGCCTGCGCGGAGCTGTACCACGCGGCGGTGGCGGGCGACGTGGCCACGGCGGTCCCGCGCTACCGCGCGCTGCACCCGCTGCTGCGCTGGGACTCCAAGACCGAGTTCGTCCAGGCCATCAAGCTCTCCATGGACCTCGCCGGCCGCTACGGCGGCCCCTGCCGCGCGCCCCGCGGCCCGCTGACCGGCGCCACGCTGGCCGCGGTGACCTCCGCCACCGAAAAGGTCCTGGCCGAGGGACTGCGGTAG
- a CDS encoding FAD/NAD(P)-dependent oxidoreductase, translating to MPTSTEPGHQAPFGLAVIGAGPAGLAGAVAAAERGLRVVLLDSAPRPGGQFYRQPAAALGAGRPQALHHGWAAFERLARRLGPVRHLADHHVWSVTAEPDARWRVHALTGPDQRQARTLTARQVLFATGAHERQLPFPGWTLPGVVGAGGAQAMLKSGLVLPGRRTVVAGSGPLLLAVASSLVTAGGRVPLVAEAAGYLGYARGARTLAANPGKLLEGAQHGAVLLRHGVRLRPRTAVVAAHGDERVEAVTLARLDADWRPLPGTERRVACDSVAVGHGLVPQLELPLELGCRTVRMPDGSAALDVDEQQRTSVPGLWAAGESTGVGGVQLALAEGELAGRAIAGEPPGSAPALLRSRARLRAFAELMSVRHAPGPGWQEWLDDATEVCRCEEVTAAEIREAVTELGAGDQRTVKLLTRAGMGWCQARMCGPAVSRLCGAADDGAPTRPLAFPVPLGLLAESPAEPRPQGAPR from the coding sequence ATGCCGACCTCGACTGAGCCCGGGCACCAGGCTCCCTTCGGCCTGGCCGTCATCGGCGCGGGACCGGCCGGGCTGGCGGGGGCGGTGGCCGCGGCCGAGCGCGGGCTGCGCGTCGTGCTGCTGGACAGCGCGCCACGGCCCGGCGGCCAGTTCTACCGGCAGCCGGCCGCAGCACTCGGCGCCGGACGGCCGCAGGCCCTGCACCACGGCTGGGCCGCCTTCGAGCGGCTCGCCCGGCGACTCGGACCGGTCCGGCACCTCGCCGACCACCACGTCTGGTCCGTCACCGCCGAGCCGGACGCACGGTGGCGGGTGCACGCCCTCACCGGCCCCGACCAGCGGCAGGCGCGCACGCTCACCGCCCGTCAGGTCCTCTTCGCCACCGGCGCGCACGAACGGCAACTGCCGTTCCCCGGCTGGACGCTGCCCGGCGTCGTCGGGGCGGGCGGAGCACAGGCGATGCTCAAGTCCGGCCTGGTGCTGCCAGGCCGCAGGACCGTGGTCGCCGGCAGCGGACCGCTGCTGCTCGCCGTCGCGTCGTCCCTGGTCACGGCCGGCGGACGGGTCCCACTGGTGGCCGAGGCGGCCGGATATCTCGGCTACGCCCGCGGTGCCCGCACCCTGGCCGCCAATCCGGGCAAGCTGCTCGAAGGAGCGCAGCACGGCGCGGTGCTGCTGCGCCACGGCGTGCGGCTGCGCCCGCGCACGGCCGTCGTCGCCGCCCACGGCGACGAGCGGGTCGAGGCCGTCACCCTCGCCCGCCTCGACGCCGACTGGCGTCCGCTGCCCGGCACCGAAAGGCGGGTCGCCTGCGACTCGGTCGCGGTCGGCCACGGCCTGGTGCCGCAGCTGGAGCTGCCGCTCGAACTCGGCTGCCGGACCGTGCGGATGCCCGACGGCAGCGCCGCCCTCGACGTCGACGAACAGCAGCGCACCAGCGTCCCCGGCCTCTGGGCCGCGGGCGAGAGCACCGGCGTCGGCGGCGTCCAGCTCGCGCTGGCCGAGGGCGAGCTGGCCGGCCGCGCGATCGCGGGCGAACCGCCCGGATCCGCGCCGGCCCTGCTGCGCAGCCGCGCCCGGCTGCGCGCCTTCGCGGAGCTGATGTCCGTCCGGCACGCCCCCGGCCCCGGCTGGCAGGAGTGGCTCGACGACGCCACCGAGGTCTGCCGCTGCGAGGAGGTGACCGCGGCGGAGATCCGCGAAGCCGTCACCGAGCTCGGCGCGGGCGACCAGCGGACCGTCAAGCTGCTGACCCGCGCCGGCATGGGCTGGTGCCAGGCGCGCATGTGCGGCCCCGCCGTCTCCCGCCTGTGCGGCGCCGCCGACGACGGCGCCCCGACCAGGCCCCTGGCCTTCCCCGTCCCGCTCGGCCTGCTGGCCGAGTCCCCTGCAGAACCGCGCCCACAAGGAGCTCCCCGATGA
- a CDS encoding (2Fe-2S)-binding protein, producing MRRNPLDLVRARPEPGFAFSFDGEPVAALPGQTLAAALWQADRLAWRTTRRGGRPRGAFCGMGACFDCLVELDGVPNVRTCLAPARPDAQVRTQRGDGHADLD from the coding sequence GTGAGGCGCAACCCGCTCGACCTGGTCCGGGCCCGGCCCGAGCCGGGGTTCGCGTTCAGCTTCGACGGCGAACCCGTGGCCGCGCTGCCCGGTCAGACCCTCGCCGCCGCACTCTGGCAGGCCGACCGCCTGGCCTGGCGGACCACCCGCAGGGGCGGCCGACCGCGCGGCGCGTTCTGCGGCATGGGCGCCTGCTTCGACTGCCTGGTCGAACTCGACGGAGTTCCCAACGTCCGCACCTGCCTCGCGCCGGCCCGCCCGGACGCGCAGGTCCGCACGCAGAGAGGCGACGGTCATGCCGACCTCGACTGA
- a CDS encoding NAD(P)/FAD-dependent oxidoreductase has translation MARTPHFDVVVIGAGMIGAACAHALAAGGARVAVVDRGPVVGGTTGAGEGNLLVSDKEPGPELDLALASGRLWRRLADELGDRALEYEPKGGLVVAKDLRSLGALQGLATRQREAGVEALAVPADALRELEPHLAPDFAGGVHYPQDAQVQPALAAATLLRAARATGRVELLTGTAVTRLAKGRVETDGRGTLHCAAVVNAAGTWGGEIAALAGARLPVLPRRGFVLVTEPLPPLIRHKVYAADYVADVASGSADLQSSGVVEGTAAGPVLIGASRERVGFDRSLSVPVLARLAAQAAELVPALAGVRVMRAYRGFRPYLPDHLPAIGADPERPWLLHACGHEGAGIGLAPATGLLIAQLVRGESPFMDPAPFDPARFADIHPEEQP, from the coding sequence GTGGCAAGAACCCCTCACTTCGACGTTGTCGTCATCGGCGCCGGCATGATCGGCGCGGCCTGCGCCCACGCGCTCGCCGCCGGTGGCGCGCGGGTCGCCGTCGTCGACCGGGGGCCGGTCGTCGGGGGGACGACCGGAGCCGGGGAGGGGAACCTGCTCGTCTCGGACAAGGAGCCGGGTCCCGAACTGGACCTGGCCCTGGCGAGCGGGCGGCTCTGGCGTCGGCTCGCCGACGAGCTCGGCGACCGGGCGCTCGAGTACGAGCCCAAGGGCGGCCTGGTCGTCGCCAAGGATCTCCGGTCCCTGGGTGCCCTCCAGGGACTGGCGACGCGTCAGCGGGAGGCCGGGGTCGAGGCCCTGGCCGTCCCCGCCGACGCCCTGCGCGAGCTGGAACCCCATCTCGCGCCGGACTTCGCCGGAGGCGTCCACTATCCGCAGGACGCCCAGGTCCAACCCGCCCTCGCGGCAGCGACCCTGCTGCGGGCGGCGCGGGCCACCGGCCGGGTCGAACTGCTCACCGGCACCGCCGTCACCCGCCTCGCCAAGGGCAGGGTCGAGACGGACGGGCGCGGCACGCTGCACTGCGCCGCGGTCGTCAACGCCGCCGGGACCTGGGGCGGAGAGATCGCCGCGCTGGCGGGGGCGCGCCTGCCGGTCCTGCCGCGGCGCGGCTTCGTCCTGGTGACCGAGCCGCTGCCGCCGTTGATCCGCCACAAGGTCTACGCCGCCGACTACGTGGCGGACGTTGCCAGCGGCTCGGCCGACCTGCAGAGTTCGGGTGTGGTCGAGGGAACGGCCGCCGGGCCGGTACTGATCGGGGCGAGCCGCGAACGCGTCGGCTTCGACCGCTCCCTCTCCGTGCCGGTGCTGGCGCGCCTCGCCGCGCAGGCGGCGGAACTGGTCCCCGCCCTCGCCGGGGTCCGGGTCATGCGCGCCTACCGGGGCTTCCGCCCCTACCTTCCCGACCACCTGCCCGCCATCGGCGCGGACCCGGAACGCCCCTGGCTGCTGCACGCCTGCGGCCACGAGGGCGCGGGCATCGGCCTGGCGCCCGCGACGGGCCTGCTGATCGCCCAGCTGGTCCGCGGGGAGAGTCCCTTCATGGACCCCGCTCCCTTCGACCCCGCCCGTTTCGCCGACATCCACCCCGAGGAGCAGCCGTGA
- the nusB gene encoding transcription antitermination factor NusB, whose product MATARNKARTRAFQILFEADHRGVMPKVVLAEWVARAHTREEGVPQVNDYTIQLVEGYGRYAARIDDLISTYAVGWTLDRMPIVDRNVLRLGAYELIWEDEVPDPVVLDEFVEIAKDFSTDESPNFVNGLLARLMELKPSLRAPRD is encoded by the coding sequence GTGGCCACCGCGCGTAACAAGGCCCGTACCCGGGCCTTCCAGATCCTCTTCGAGGCCGACCACCGGGGCGTCATGCCCAAGGTGGTCCTCGCCGAGTGGGTGGCGCGCGCGCACACCCGCGAAGAGGGCGTGCCGCAGGTCAACGACTACACGATTCAGCTCGTCGAGGGGTACGGCCGCTACGCCGCCCGGATCGACGACCTCATCTCCACCTACGCGGTGGGCTGGACGCTCGACCGGATGCCGATCGTGGACCGCAACGTCCTGCGTCTCGGCGCCTACGAGCTGATCTGGGAGGACGAGGTCCCCGACCCCGTCGTCCTGGACGAGTTCGTCGAGATCGCGAAGGACTTCTCCACGGACGAGTCCCCGAACTTCGTCAACGGGCTGCTGGCCCGGCTGATGGAGCTGAAGCCCTCGCTGCGCGCTCCGCGCGACTGA
- the efp gene encoding elongation factor P, whose translation MASTNDLKNGMVLKLDNDQLWSVVEFQHVKPGKGPAFVRTKLKHVLSGKVVDKTFNAGVKVETANVDKRTMQFSYKDGEQFVFMDMDTYEQTHVDPSVVGDASKFLLEGFDALVAVHDGAPLYVELPAAVELVIEFTEPGLQGDRSTGGTKPARLETGAEVSVPLFINQGEKIKVDTRTGDYLGRVNS comes from the coding sequence GTGGCTTCCACCAACGACCTCAAGAACGGCATGGTGCTCAAGCTCGACAACGACCAGCTGTGGTCCGTCGTCGAGTTCCAGCACGTGAAGCCCGGCAAGGGCCCGGCCTTCGTGCGCACCAAGCTCAAGCACGTGCTGTCCGGCAAGGTCGTCGACAAGACCTTCAACGCCGGCGTGAAGGTCGAGACGGCCAACGTCGACAAGCGCACGATGCAGTTCTCCTACAAGGACGGCGAGCAGTTCGTGTTCATGGACATGGACACCTACGAGCAGACGCACGTCGACCCCTCGGTCGTCGGCGACGCCTCCAAGTTCCTGCTGGAGGGCTTCGACGCCCTCGTCGCCGTCCACGACGGCGCCCCCCTCTACGTCGAGCTCCCGGCCGCCGTCGAGCTGGTCATCGAGTTCACCGAGCCGGGCCTGCAGGGCGACCGCTCCACCGGCGGCACCAAGCCGGCGCGCCTGGAGACCGGCGCCGAGGTCTCGGTTCCGCTCTTCATCAACCAGGGCGAGAAGATCAAGGTCGACACCCGCACCGGCGACTACCTCGGCCGGGTGAACTCCTAA